In Bubalus bubalis isolate 160015118507 breed Murrah chromosome 20, NDDB_SH_1, whole genome shotgun sequence, the sequence CTGCCCATCTGACAAATCCCACCCCTGGAGCAGTCCACTGTCCACCATACCTGGGCCCACTGAGCTTGGCCAGAGTGATTCATTCACATAAGAAATGCATGCgggctccctggtggtccagtggttaagaattcacgtGCCAACGCAGAGGTCACAGACTCCaaccctgatccgggaagatcccacatgcagagaTGTAGCTATGcccgtgtaccacagctactAGAGCCCGCTCactccagagcccgtgctctgcagcaagaggagccactgccaCGAGAAGCCTTACACTGCAACTAGCGAGgagctcctgcttgctgcaactagagagagccctagagcagcaatgaagaccagcacggccaaaacaaacaaaatgatcaTCTAGAAAAAATGCATACCTCCAGCCAGGTGCTCACAGCCCCTGAAATACCTCCATGCTTCCCTCCTGCCCTTGACCATTAGAGATCCTCCCAACACCTGCTTCTCCTCAAACCTCAAATCCCTTCCTGGCAGcctcatccttccttccttcttcctccctcttaaACTGTGAACCCTCCTGCCTCTGTGtctgatttgtttcttttctcgAGAGCACTCCTTTCCCCCGTTTTGCTTGTCTTTTGGGAATTTTAGgtctcttcctccaggaagcccctctGGAtggctccctccccgcccccgagGCTGGACGCCTCTTCTGTGTGTTCTCACCTGACAGCGGATGCTCCTGCTCTGTGACGCTCTCCTAACTCTCATCCCTGTTGCCTTGAGCTCCTGGAAGGCAGACCCTCTCAGGGTCACCAATGGGACCCTCGCAGCAAGAAAGGCATGGAAGCATTCAATTCTCTTTCACCCGCAGCCCACACTTTCTACCTGTGTGTCCTGgttctgcctccctctctccgTGTACCAgattcctgttgttgtttagtcaattagtcgtgtccgactcttttgtgaccccacggattggtagccctccaggctcctctatccatggaattccccaggcaagaatactggagtgggttgccattttctcctccaggggatcttcctgacacagggatcgaacctgcatctcttgcgtctcccgcatccactgagtcaccagggacgcCCGTACCAGATTCTACCTCTTGTCAAACTCAGCTTACGGTTTACTGCCTTTGCAACCTCTATTTTGGTAACCCTGGAAGGAGCCCATCCTCTTTCCCTCTGAACGCCCCAGGCACGGGTCTGTGTCACCTGCATGCgatttctcatttactttttttatacTGTAATTATTTTGATCTCTGTAAGTTCCTTGCAGATAAGATCTCTAGCTATATCATCTCTCTGTTCCTGGTAGTTAACCCAGAACATTTTGGAAGGACAGTTGGAATTGCAGTAAGAGATGCTTATTGGAAATTTGTTTCCGACCGCTGTGACAAATTAACCATAAACTCGGTGACTTATTAAAAACAGCACAGATTTATTATCTTCCGGTTCTGGAGGTCAGGCCTCCAAAGTAGTGTCTCTGGGCTGCAGTCAGGAGGTCAGCACAGCTGGTTCCTgctggaggctccagggagagTCCATTTCCCTGCCATTTCATCTCTACAGGGCGCCTGcagtccttggcttgtggccccttcaTTGCATCCTCCCAACCTTCTCTGACTTGGACACTTCTGCCTGCCCTTTGTAAGGACCTTTGTGATGATACTAGACTCATCCAAATAGCCCAGGGTAACctcctcatctcaagatccttatcTTAATCACGCCTGCAAAGTCCCCATTACCACATAAACATTCCCAGGCTCCAGGGATGAGGTCCTGGTtatgtgggtgggtggatgggggcATCATTCAGTCTACTGTtgctgtccagtcactaagtcgagtccgactctttgtgacagaaTGGATTGCAGCgtaccaggcctccccgtccctcaccaactcccagagtttgctcaaactcatgtccattgaattggtgatgtcatccaaccatctcaccctctgttgcccccttctccgtATTTATGATGTCAGTAATAATGGATCAGGAAGCCACACTTCCTGGCTCCCCACTGTGTTAATTCCGCCAGAAAAGTTGGAGGATCTCTTTCCTATGAGACGAGGCTACAGGAGTAAGACTCCTAGGAATGCATTGTTTATAAAGTTCCCAGACTTTGGTCCTGAAAAGCTGGCCCCAAAAGACATAAATTACTGGATTCAGGCAGCTGTTGATGAAAGCAAAGAAGTTGGCACATTGCAGGCCCAGATCGATGAAATTCTCCCAGAAGCAGCCTCTGACAGCCCTCACCTGGAACAGAAATTCCAGGAAGGCAAAGAAGTGGTAGGGCGCCCAGCAGAGCAGGAAGGCAGACACGAGGGTGAGGATCAGGGCGGTGGTCCTGCCATCCCTGGGCCCTCCACACCTCGCCCTGCTGATCTGCCGCCGCCCCCGCAGGGCTGCCAGGATGTGACAGTTGAAGAAAACGATCGCAGCCAAGGGGAGGAGAAAACTCAGCAGGGTTAACTCCACCATCCTTACAAAGGGCCAGGCGTCGTGGGGGTACCGCAGCACGCAGGCAGAGACATTCAACTCTGGCATAGCCTTGATGGAGCGCAGCAGGAACGTGGGGAGACTCAGGAGGGCCCCCATGGCCCAGATGAGCAGACAGGTGCCCTGGGCCCGCCGCCGCCGTCGTCGCCTCCGGCTGGCCATGGGGTGCACCAGCACACAGTAGCGGTCCTGGCTGATGGCCACGACCAGGAAGACGCTGATGAAGAGGTTGGCTTTGATGATGCCGTTGACCAGGCGGCAGAGGAGTGCTCCGAAAGGCCAGTTGAATTCGTTCCGGATGTTCTCCGCCCAGAAGGGCAAGCCCAAGACGAACACCAGGTCAGAAGCCGCCAGGTTGGCCAGGTAGATTTCTGCCGTGTTCAGACGCCGTCGGGCCACGAGGAAGACGGACAACACAAAGAGGTTCCCCAGCAGCCCGCAGAGGCAGATGGAGAGGATGCAGGTGGGCAGCACTCTGTGCAGCAGGGCCCAGGCTTCCCAAGCTTCGTCACAGGACGTGGCATTCGGGGGCAGGGGCTGGCTCTGGTTGGGAGTCTGGAGCTCCAGGAGGGCCCAGGACGCCATCCACGGTGACCTGCAAGGAACAGCATGCGGAGCATCATGCAGGAGGCAGCCTACTCTAATCTGTGACCTATCCGGTCTGCCTCCggttttggaaaatagttttatAGGCACACGGCCACAcccattcatttacattttgtgttacagagtgttgttttttttttttgtaaattaattaattaattttaattggaggctaattactttacagtattgtagtggtttttgccatacattgacatgaatcagccatgggtgtacagaGTTCAGTGGTTGCCACAGTGGCCATTTGGCCTGCAAATATTAATCATCCATTCCCTTAGAGCTTCGCTAGtgactcacatggtaaagaatccgcctgcaattcaggagatcagggtttgatccctgggtcaggaatatcccctggaggagggaatggctatccactccagtattcttacctggagaattccatggacagaggagcctggtggctatagctcatggagtctcaaagagtcgggcaagactgagcaactaatgactaacactttacttttcCCTTAGAGAAAAAGCTTGCCAACTCTgaatataaaggaaaagatgACCAAGGCTTTGAACCCCAAATTCAAATCCTGACACAAGCACGTGGTGTGGGCCACTTAGACCCcctgagttttattttcctttttgaaaattgGAGCTAATCGTATCCTTCTTGTGGGATTATGTCTAGAACTGTATCTATGGAACACTTGACCTGGTCGCCTGGCTTAGAGGAAGCACTCAGTGGAAGGGGAGGATGAGTCTTATTTACAACCATACTATTATGATTAGCAGTGCAACAAATACTTAATGAGCACCTCCTTTGTGCCAGCACTTTGCCAGGCAGTGGAGATACAGGGCCCAGCCCCCTGAAAGTGGCAGACAGGAGACAGTGGTTGATGGCTGAAGacagaatgaagcaaggaagAGACCTGGCCAGTGGAGATGTTGGTCCATTGGAACTGGGACCAGTAGGATGGAGAGGGTGGAGTCAATAGTAGAAGATGTGGAGTTTCTGGGGCTTCACACCTAAAAATCCTCCCCCCATTTGGATGAGCTAATATATGCACAGTGCTTCAAATGCTCTCTGGCTCTCCATAGGCACTTGCTACCTGTTAACTATTGTTATCATCTTGCTTATCCTTAGTGATGTTTGAGAGATCTTGAGCTGGGCACAACTCACAGTATCCAACATAAGATACCGTATAAGAGAGCTGATCTCCAGAGAGTCTCTTTGGCTCTGCAGACTTAGGTAATCGCTTTGTGACTCTGAGCCTGACTTTCTTCATCCAACCTTCTCGCTATGACACTGAAAACCACATGCTGTACCATTCACATCGGGTCAAAACCACGGATCCCTCCACTCATTCATCCACTGGACAAGTATGTACTGAGCACCCACTACGTGCCAGGCACGGTTCTAGGCACTGGGCCAAGTATCAGCAAACAGCCAACCCACCTGCCCTCCAGGTGCTTCTAGCCTTGTGGGAGGAGACAGGAAGCTCAGTGAATAAACTCGTTAGCCCTGGACGGGCAGCCGTGGAGGCAGTG encodes:
- the BDKRB1 gene encoding B1 bradykinin receptor, with translation MASWALLELQTPNQSQPLPPNATSCDEAWEAWALLHRVLPTCILSICLCGLLGNLFVLSVFLVARRRLNTAEIYLANLAASDLVFVLGLPFWAENIRNEFNWPFGALLCRLVNGIIKANLFISVFLVVAISQDRYCVLVHPMASRRRRRRRRAQGTCLLIWAMGALLSLPTFLLRSIKAMPELNVSACVLRYPHDAWPFVRMVELTLLSFLLPLAAIVFFNCHILAALRGRRQISRARCGGPRDGRTTALILTLVSAFLLCWAPYHFFAFLEFLFQVRAVRGCFWENFIDLGLQCANFFAFINSCLNPVIYVFWGQLFRTKVWELYKQCIPRSLTPVASSHRKEILQLFWRN